From one Cyprinus carpio isolate SPL01 chromosome B3, ASM1834038v1, whole genome shotgun sequence genomic stretch:
- the LOC109062590 gene encoding N-acetylglutamate synthase, mitochondrial, with translation MAKVNSGSSGCRAVVMASVLDETASPEAAERLASVNQRMRASSAAGHGGKNSAWSQQEPPNYLWSNRTLIYRDVKAFLNEIGGDPREARYWLTHFQRAGSFPAFAVLEVDTSVFDSQEMVQSLAFGLSFLQRMDMKLVVVMGLPPDLEEEDGAKTETKSSLARTTMVKHCQALTEALQHNSANVMPFFSSEALLQLQHSQDKSSSGLSVVVDSALLQWTLNCRVIPLVCPVGRDAAGRSSVLSPIQVTAAISQSLQPLKVIFLNSSGGIRNQNHKVLGLVSLPGDLSGLRDVEHRRVSAIAQLLNLLPAESSAVLTSADTLLTELFSHKGSGTLFKNGDPIHRYSSLDDIDIDRLLALINKSFEKNLREDYIASLKGRLHSIYLSQGYSAAAIITTEPVNSGTPYDKFVVSSSKQQGQGTGQILWECIRQDLGKLFWRSRATNRINPWYFKHCDGSFVNGHWIVFWLGLSDIRESYELVEYAKCLPDSFCSHIATEAKPLQQPQGS, from the exons ATGGCCAAAGTCAATAGCGGTTCGTCCGGTTGCAGGGCCGTGGTCATGGCTTCAGTTTTGGACGAGACCGCCAGCCCTGAGGCAGCAGAGAGACTAGCCTCAGTGAACCAGCGCATGAGGGCATCCAGCGCCGCGGGCCACGGGGGCAAAAACTCGGCGTGGAGCCAGCAGGAGCCCCCCAACTATCTCTGGTCCAACCGCACGCTGATCTACAGAGATGTCAAGGCTTTTCTCAATGAAATTGGAGGAGATCCGCGGGAGGCTCGCTACTGGTTAACACACTTCCAGCGGGCCGGTTCATTTCCTGCGTTTGCGGTTCTGGAG GTTGACACTTCAGTGTTTGATAGCCAAGAGATGGTTCAGAGTCTGGCCTTTGGGCTCTCGTTCTTGCAGAGGATGGATATGAAGCTAGTGGTGGTGATGGGATTGCCTCCTGATTTGGAAGAAGAGGATGGCGCCAAAACCGAGACTAAATCCTCCCTCGCCAGGACAACGATGGTGAAACACTGTCAGGCTTTAACAGAAGCACTTCAGCACAACTCAGCCAATGTGATGCCCTTCTTTAGCTCCGAGGCCCTTTTACAACTGCAGCACTCTCAGGATAAGAGCAG CAGTGGTCTCTCAGTTGTCGTGGACTCTGCTCTTCTGCAGTGGACTCTGAACTGCAGAGTGATTCCTCTGGTCTGTCCGGTGGGCCGCGATGCAGCGGGCCGCTCTTCTGTGCTCAGTCCGATCCAGGTCACAGCAGCCATCTCGCAGTCACTACAGCCTCTGAAAGTCATATTCCTGAATAGCTCAGGGGGCATCCGTAACCAAAACCACAAG GTGTTGGGTTTGGTGTCATTGCCGGGAGATCTGTCAGGTCTGAGGGATGTGGAGCACAGACGCGTCAGTGCCATAGCGCAGCTGCTCAACCTGCTTCCGGCGGAGAGCTCGGCTGTCCTCACCTCAGCGGACACGCTTCTCACTGAGCTCTTCAGCCACAAGG gCTCAGGCACCCTTTTTAAAAATGGAGATCCCATTCACAG ATACAGTAGCCTGGATGACATTGATATTGACCGTCTCTTGGCACTGATTAACAAGTCTTTTGAGAAGAACCTGAGAGAGGATTATATAGCTTCTCTCAAGGGAAGACTGCATTCCATTTACCTGTCTCAGGG GTACAGCGCAGCTGCTATAATCACCACAGAGCCTGTGAACAGCGGCACTCCGTACGACAAATTTGTGGTCAGCAGCAGTAAACAACAAGGCCAAGGAACCGGTCAGATCTTGTGGGAGTGTATTCGTCAGGACTTGGGCAAGCTCTTCTGGAGATCTCGCGCTACGAACCGCATCAATCCCTG GTACTTCAAGCACTGTGATGGCAGTTTCGTAAACGGTCACTGGATTGTATTCTGGCTCGGCCTTTCAGACATCCGTGAGTCTTACGAGCTGGTGGAGTACGCCAAGTGCCTTCCTGACTCCTTCTGCTCTCACATCGCAACAGAAGCAAAACCACTTCAGCAACCTCAAGGCTCATGA
- the LOC109062585 gene encoding protein LSM12 homolog B: MAAPGPGEYFSVGSHVSCITCLGQRLQGEVVAFDYPSKMLTLKCAPSSGKLNLSDVVLVNLAYVSDVDVISDRAETPPPLASLNFNKLVNRARAEKEDKLSQAYAVSAGVSVEGQQLFQTIHKTIKECRWQEKNIIVMDDVVISPPYQVDNCKGKEGSALSHVRKIVEKHFRDLESQKSVQHSQQAQQTQKDSALSS, from the exons ATGGCGGCTCCTGGTCCAGGGGAGTATTTCAGCGTCGGGAGCCATGTCTCCTGCATCACCTGCCTGGGGCAGCGCCTGCAAGGAGAGGTCGTCGCTTTTGACTACCCTTCCAAGATGCTGACTTTGA AATGTGCGCCGTCCAGCGGTAAACTCAATCTCAGCGATGTGGTGCTTGTTAACTTGGCCTACGTGTCGGATGTGGACGTCATCAGTGACCGCGCTGAAACTCCTCCCCCTTTAGCATCTCTCAATTTTAACAAG CTTGTAAATAGAGCGCGGGCGGAAAAGGAAGACAAGTTGTCGCAAGCTTATGCGGTTAGTGCTGGTGTATCTGTAGAGGGCCAACAGCTGTTCCAGACCATTCATAAAAC CATCAAAGAGTGCAGGTGGCAGGAGAAGAACATCATAGTGATGGATGATGTGGTCATCAGTCCGCCATACCAAGTGGACAACTGTAAAGGCAAAGAGGGCAGCGCTTTAAGCCACGTGCGGAAAATA GTGGAGAAACATTTTCGAGATTTGGAGAGCCAAAAATCAGTGCAGCATTCACAGCAAGCTCAACAAACACAGAAAGACTCTGCTTTATCATCATGA
- the LOC109062586 gene encoding slit homolog 2 protein-like → MLLSIALFLLFLSPSRSSRLCSHICRCYEHSDLVDCHARGFEDVPHGLPHGTWLLDLGGNKLKEIRSRAFAGLWSLRILVLSDSSIQALQTQAFFSLSFLEKLDMSRNNLTQIPPNFSESLSSLRELRLDHNALVLLKPPGLEHLENLEKLDLSHNRIRSLEPGAFRGLSRLRHLYLQGNLLGVVRDGSLTMLPALEVLLLGNNNISWIEVNALAPLHSLSLLGLEGNRLEHLNFKTFLSMHTAATHLQLAGNPWNCDCDLHHVFSKLLSVRHLHVDDYRNVTCQEPWQLAGASLAWVDSQLCVAETVTVLVITATVIVTVFGALVMAERKRKKLKYREQNEGELQEQ, encoded by the exons ATGTTGCTGTCCATCGCGTTGTTCTTACTCTTTCTGTCTCCGTCGAGGAGCTCGAGGCTGTGTAGTCACATCTGCCGGTGCTATGAACACTCAGACCTGGTGGACTGCCACGCCAGAGGTTTTGAGGATGTCCCACATGGACTTCCCCATGGCACCTGGCTCCTAGACCTGGGAGGAAACAAGCTCAAGGAGATCCGGAGCCGAGCTTTTGCTGGGCTTTGGTCTTTGCGTATTCTAGTGCTCTCAGACAGCAGCATCCAGGCTCTTCAAACACAG GCTTTCTTCTCTCTGTCCTTCCTGGAGAAGCTAGACATGAGCCGTAATAACCTCACTCAGATCCCTCCTAACTTCTCAGAGAGCCTGTCTTCCCTGCGTGAGCTGCGTCTGGACCACAATGCACTGGTGCTGTTGAAACCTCCAGGTCTTGAGCATCTGGAGAACCTTGAGAAGCTGGACCTCAGCCACAATCGCATCCGATCTCTTGAGCCAGGTGCGTTCCGTGGCCTGTCCCGCCTGCGCCACCTTTACCTCCAAGGGAACCTCCTGGGTGTTGTGCGAGACGGATCCCTCACCATGCTGCCTGCCCTGGAAGTCCTGCTCCTGGGCAACAACAACATCTCTTGGATCGAGGTCAATGCACTAGCACCATTGCACAGTCTGTCTCTGTTGGGTTTGGAGGGGAATCGTCTGGAGCACCTGAACTTCAAGACATTCTTGAGCATGCATACGGCTGCTACGCACCTGCAGCTGGCTGGGAACCCGTGGAACTGTGACTGCGACCTGCACCATGTCTTCAGCAAGCTGCTCAGCGTGCGGCACCTGCACGTGGATGACTATCGCAACGTAACTTGTCAGGAGCCTTGGCAGCTCGCCGGAGCTTCTTTGGCTTGGGTGGACAGCCAGTTGTGTGTGGCTGAGACTGTTACTGTGTTAGTCATCACCGCTACTGTGATTGTGACCGTGTTTGGTGCCTTGGTCATGGCAGAGAGAAAACGCAAGAAACTAAAATACCGGGAACAGAATGAGGGGGAACTGCAAGAGCAGTGA